A genome region from Gossypium hirsutum isolate 1008001.06 chromosome A04, Gossypium_hirsutum_v2.1, whole genome shotgun sequence includes the following:
- the LOC107948880 gene encoding dof zinc finger protein DOF5.1 isoform X2 → MHTNHQAGPSSGTSGHQLPPPPGPPQPPPAQQPHGGGGAGSIRPGSMTDRARLENIRMPEAALKCPRCESTNTKFCYFNNYNLTQPRHFCRTCKRYWTRGGALRNVPVGGGCRRNKRSKGSSSKSAVTDDRQTASSSSKSSGSTDILGLGTQVPPLRFMSPLHNLTDFGLNYGTISAPVGGPSDLSFQIASTWSGGATAAPGMIGWEQWRLQQAPQFPFLGGLESSSGLYQFETVGVEPSGHGGGPKISSSAATQMASVKMDGNTQQELNLSKQFLGVPGNDEYWGGTAWTDLSRFSSSSSSNPL, encoded by the exons ATG CATACAAATCATCAAGCCGGTCCTAGCAGCGGCACAAGCGGTCATCAGCTTCCTCCTCCTCCAGGACCTCCACAACCACCACCAGCTCAACAACCACACGGAGGAGGTGGAGCTGGCTCGATCCGACCCGGTTCAATGACCGATCGAGCTCGTTTGGAGAACATACGGATGCCAGAAGCAGCATTAAAATGCCCAAGATGTGAATCAACAAACACAAAGTTTTGCTACTTCAACAACTATAATCTCACACAGCCTCGTCACTTTTGCAGAACTTGTAAAAGGTACTGGACTAGAGGAGGTGCCTTAAGAAATGTTCCGGTCGGAGGTGGATGCCGTAGGAACAAAAGGAGCAAAGGAAGTAGCTCGAAATCTGCGGTCACCGATGACAGGCAAACAGCTTCTAGTTCTTCAAAGAGTAGTGGAAGCACTGATATTTTAGGCCTTGGAACTCAGGTTCCTCCACTCAGGTTCATGTCTCCTTTGCATAACCTTACtgattttggattgaattatggGACAATTTCAGCTCCAGTTGGTGGACCAAGTGACCTAAGTTTTCAAATAGCAAGTACTTGGAGTGGGGGTGCCACCGCTGCTCCAGGTATGATTGGTTGGGAACAGTGGCGGCTACAACAAGCGCCGCAATTTCCCTTCCTAgggggcttggaatcttcttccGGGTTATACCAATTTGAAACTGTAGGTGTTGAACCCTCGGGTCACGGTGGCGGACCTAAAATTTCAAGCTCAGCAGCAACCCAGATGGCTTCAGTGAAAATGGATGGTAATACCCAGCAAGAATTGAATTTATCAAAGCAATTTTTGGGAGTTCCTGGAAATGATGAGTACTGGGGTGGAACTGCATGGACAGATCTTTCCCGTTTCAGCTCTTCATCCTCTAGCAATCCCTTATAG
- the LOC107948880 gene encoding dof zinc finger protein DOF5.1 isoform X1, which produces MVFSSIPSYLDPPHWQHHTNHQAGPSSGTSGHQLPPPPGPPQPPPAQQPHGGGGAGSIRPGSMTDRARLENIRMPEAALKCPRCESTNTKFCYFNNYNLTQPRHFCRTCKRYWTRGGALRNVPVGGGCRRNKRSKGSSSKSAVTDDRQTASSSSKSSGSTDILGLGTQVPPLRFMSPLHNLTDFGLNYGTISAPVGGPSDLSFQIASTWSGGATAAPGMIGWEQWRLQQAPQFPFLGGLESSSGLYQFETVGVEPSGHGGGPKISSSAATQMASVKMDGNTQQELNLSKQFLGVPGNDEYWGGTAWTDLSRFSSSSSSNPL; this is translated from the exons ATGGTTTTTTCCTCCATCCCTTCTTATCTTGATCCACCCCACTGGCAACAT CATACAAATCATCAAGCCGGTCCTAGCAGCGGCACAAGCGGTCATCAGCTTCCTCCTCCTCCAGGACCTCCACAACCACCACCAGCTCAACAACCACACGGAGGAGGTGGAGCTGGCTCGATCCGACCCGGTTCAATGACCGATCGAGCTCGTTTGGAGAACATACGGATGCCAGAAGCAGCATTAAAATGCCCAAGATGTGAATCAACAAACACAAAGTTTTGCTACTTCAACAACTATAATCTCACACAGCCTCGTCACTTTTGCAGAACTTGTAAAAGGTACTGGACTAGAGGAGGTGCCTTAAGAAATGTTCCGGTCGGAGGTGGATGCCGTAGGAACAAAAGGAGCAAAGGAAGTAGCTCGAAATCTGCGGTCACCGATGACAGGCAAACAGCTTCTAGTTCTTCAAAGAGTAGTGGAAGCACTGATATTTTAGGCCTTGGAACTCAGGTTCCTCCACTCAGGTTCATGTCTCCTTTGCATAACCTTACtgattttggattgaattatggGACAATTTCAGCTCCAGTTGGTGGACCAAGTGACCTAAGTTTTCAAATAGCAAGTACTTGGAGTGGGGGTGCCACCGCTGCTCCAGGTATGATTGGTTGGGAACAGTGGCGGCTACAACAAGCGCCGCAATTTCCCTTCCTAgggggcttggaatcttcttccGGGTTATACCAATTTGAAACTGTAGGTGTTGAACCCTCGGGTCACGGTGGCGGACCTAAAATTTCAAGCTCAGCAGCAACCCAGATGGCTTCAGTGAAAATGGATGGTAATACCCAGCAAGAATTGAATTTATCAAAGCAATTTTTGGGAGTTCCTGGAAATGATGAGTACTGGGGTGGAACTGCATGGACAGATCTTTCCCGTTTCAGCTCTTCATCCTCTAGCAATCCCTTATAG